The following are encoded in a window of Streptomyces griseiscabiei genomic DNA:
- a CDS encoding class I SAM-dependent methyltransferase has product MTMHETPTVTDAVPLGPLERTALLTAALRAAETSRSDRLYTDPYAAGLAGAAGWALLAEIAAVTGRRTDESDVPSTPDFNAIRTRFLDDHLRRLTFEGGIRQVVMAPAGLDTRAWRLRWPAGTRWFEIDQPALLARKRQRMAEARPCADLRTVPADLTGLDWETTLRERGYDPARPSVWVLEGLLYYLPSDEVRRLLTRIAACSAPGSRIAADMVNTAALTLPEMEPLLSVFEGWGTPWVSGCDVPERLFDQCGYTVRAVQPGQPGADFARWPDPVPPRSARGARRVFFVHGALRIPR; this is encoded by the coding sequence ATGACCATGCACGAGACCCCGACCGTCACGGACGCGGTGCCCCTGGGCCCGCTGGAACGCACCGCGCTGCTGACCGCGGCGCTGCGCGCCGCCGAGACGAGCCGTTCGGACCGCCTCTACACGGACCCGTACGCCGCCGGTCTGGCCGGCGCCGCGGGCTGGGCACTGCTCGCCGAGATCGCCGCGGTCACCGGCCGCCGCACCGACGAGTCCGACGTGCCGAGTACCCCCGACTTCAACGCCATCCGCACCCGCTTCCTCGACGACCACCTGCGCCGCCTCACCTTCGAGGGCGGCATACGCCAGGTCGTGATGGCGCCCGCCGGCCTCGACACCCGGGCCTGGCGGCTGCGCTGGCCGGCCGGCACCCGCTGGTTCGAGATCGACCAACCGGCTCTGCTCGCCCGCAAACGGCAGCGGATGGCCGAGGCCAGGCCCTGCGCGGACCTCCGTACCGTCCCGGCCGATCTCACCGGTCTCGACTGGGAGACGACACTGCGGGAGCGCGGCTACGACCCGGCCCGCCCCTCGGTGTGGGTGCTGGAGGGACTGCTGTACTACCTGCCGTCGGACGAGGTGCGCCGACTGCTGACCCGCATCGCCGCCTGCTCCGCCCCCGGCAGCAGGATCGCCGCCGACATGGTGAACACCGCCGCCCTGACGCTGCCCGAGATGGAGCCGCTGCTCTCCGTGTTCGAAGGCTGGGGCACTCCCTGGGTGTCCGGCTGCGATGTCCCCGAGCGTCTCTTCGACCAGTGCGGCTACACGGTGAGGGCCGTGCAGCCCGGCCAGCCCGGGGCCGACTTCGCCCGCTGGCCCGACCCGGTGCCGCCCCGCAGCGCACGAGGAGCACGCCGGGTGTTCTTCGTCCACGGCGCCCTCCGGATCCCGCGGTGA
- a CDS encoding DUF6182 family protein, giving the protein MTSDHDPYGDTTAPVSAAAAGDIDAGTDTVQRALRTALRERFSRAHPELTSRHDLSTTEGLASVGAASAEADTTLVAVVVRDLDLAAWAGQTCAFALGLDAAQGAAWRRAFTRTVFLAGNPAELRARFPFARMTRDASVAWTAPGPPAATAALRRLLKLLHAPAEVPNGGDIAFDVPHPKLQVLHPVLRVPGPASGGAPAPSCPPVGGVVHLATADCTMSAALVHLNHLLTEAVLDGLVAPGDRFVLRGVPRLTAGPEPFDAVRVVPDERLPDRLRLAAALTATTRRTPARSRTGRF; this is encoded by the coding sequence GTGACCTCGGACCACGACCCATACGGGGACACGACCGCGCCGGTATCCGCAGCCGCAGCCGGAGACATCGACGCCGGTACCGACACGGTGCAGCGAGCCCTGCGGACCGCCCTGCGGGAACGATTCAGCCGCGCGCATCCCGAGCTGACCTCACGGCACGACCTCTCGACGACGGAGGGACTGGCCTCGGTGGGCGCCGCGTCCGCCGAGGCCGACACCACTCTGGTCGCCGTGGTGGTGCGGGACCTGGACCTCGCAGCCTGGGCCGGGCAGACCTGCGCGTTCGCCCTGGGCCTCGACGCGGCGCAGGGCGCCGCCTGGCGGCGGGCCTTCACCCGGACCGTGTTCCTCGCGGGTAACCCGGCGGAACTCAGGGCCCGGTTCCCGTTCGCCCGGATGACCCGGGACGCGTCGGTCGCCTGGACCGCGCCCGGGCCACCCGCGGCCACCGCCGCGCTGCGCCGCCTGCTGAAACTGCTGCATGCTCCGGCGGAGGTCCCGAACGGCGGGGACATCGCCTTCGACGTGCCCCACCCGAAGCTCCAGGTGCTCCATCCGGTGCTCCGGGTGCCAGGGCCGGCGTCCGGCGGCGCTCCGGCGCCGTCCTGTCCGCCTGTCGGCGGAGTGGTCCACCTCGCCACTGCCGACTGCACGATGTCGGCCGCCCTGGTCCACCTGAACCACCTGCTGACCGAGGCCGTTCTGGACGGACTGGTCGCACCGGGAGACCGCTTCGTGCTGCGCGGGGTTCCCCGCCTCACAGCAGGACCGGAACCCTTCGACGCCGTACGTGTCGTCCCGGACGAACGCCTCCCCGACCGGCTGCGACTGGCCGCCGCGCTGACCGCGACCACGCGCCGGACTCCGGCTCGATCGAGGACGGGGCGGTTCTGA
- a CDS encoding GH3 family domain-containing protein produces MNSADPGTITDRAARYTARVQAERAQLSSALDDLAGHQRHVLTDLLRFNAGTDYGTAHGFGRVRTLDEYRRAVPIQTYADLEPWIERSAAGEANVLTADRPAVFFTSSGSTGAHKKIPVTPRFMRTTFFPFYYAAWAPLLTHFPEVLQRSDAVLNLKHDPLSAPPTTSSGKPHVGASQVNFGDTFGEPLSAEPGTVDTAWAELPVPVDARDHLEKAYLRLRMAVTGDVRCVIGINPAMVAALPHQLRLWWPRIVKEIRDGTLGGHPHGSPDPLRAAELEALADRFGTIRPAHVWPRLRALFCWTTGLATLYLPRLREEFGAGVSVLPAPVAASEGPVAVALDRHGSAGSPVATASVYEFVDADDDPTPDAETLSPEDLEPGRDYHVVFSHVGGLYRYAVGDVVRVVDRTGGVPRLAYAGRATRSDHAGERLRDAQVTRAVARALDASGLELRNVSARVDTTDGTGRYVFAVSPAGTPWHDDETAAFDARLDDGLARESAGYRAARADGRLAAPTTLRLPADAFLRDWQDTVAGGVRPTQVKDRLFRQDPGQWERLVGRYGVAPDPLPQKERA; encoded by the coding sequence ATGAACTCGGCTGACCCAGGGACGATCACGGACCGCGCGGCACGCTACACCGCGCGTGTGCAGGCGGAACGGGCACAGCTGAGCTCCGCCCTCGACGACCTGGCCGGACACCAGCGTCACGTCCTCACCGACCTCCTGCGGTTCAACGCCGGAACCGACTACGGCACCGCGCACGGCTTCGGCCGTGTCCGCACCCTCGACGAGTACCGCCGGGCGGTGCCCATCCAGACGTACGCCGATCTGGAACCCTGGATCGAGCGGAGTGCGGCCGGTGAGGCGAACGTCCTCACCGCCGACCGGCCCGCCGTCTTCTTCACCAGCAGCGGAAGCACCGGCGCCCACAAGAAGATCCCGGTCACCCCCCGGTTCATGCGCACCACCTTCTTCCCCTTCTACTACGCGGCCTGGGCACCGCTGCTCACCCACTTCCCCGAGGTGCTCCAGCGCTCGGACGCGGTGCTCAACCTCAAGCACGACCCGCTGTCCGCCCCGCCCACCACCAGCTCCGGCAAGCCCCATGTCGGCGCGAGCCAGGTGAATTTCGGGGACACCTTCGGTGAGCCCCTGTCCGCCGAGCCCGGCACGGTCGACACGGCCTGGGCGGAACTGCCCGTACCCGTCGACGCGCGGGACCACCTGGAGAAGGCGTATCTGCGGCTGCGCATGGCGGTGACGGGCGACGTCCGCTGCGTCATCGGGATCAACCCCGCGATGGTCGCCGCCCTGCCCCACCAACTGCGGCTGTGGTGGCCGCGGATCGTCAAGGAGATCCGCGACGGCACCCTCGGCGGTCACCCGCACGGCAGCCCCGACCCGCTCCGGGCAGCCGAACTGGAGGCCCTCGCCGACCGGTTCGGGACGATACGCCCCGCTCATGTGTGGCCCCGGCTGCGGGCCCTGTTCTGCTGGACCACCGGCCTCGCCACCCTCTATCTGCCCCGGCTGCGCGAGGAGTTCGGCGCCGGCGTCAGCGTGCTGCCCGCCCCGGTCGCGGCCTCCGAGGGCCCGGTGGCGGTCGCCCTGGACCGCCACGGCAGCGCGGGAAGCCCCGTCGCCACCGCCTCCGTGTACGAGTTCGTCGACGCGGACGACGACCCGACGCCCGACGCCGAGACCCTCTCGCCCGAGGACCTCGAACCGGGGCGCGACTACCACGTCGTCTTCAGCCACGTCGGAGGCCTCTACCGCTACGCCGTCGGCGATGTCGTCCGGGTCGTCGACCGGACCGGCGGAGTACCCCGCCTGGCCTACGCGGGCCGCGCCACCCGCAGCGACCACGCGGGGGAGCGGCTGCGCGACGCCCAGGTCACCCGGGCCGTGGCCCGTGCCCTCGACGCGAGCGGACTCGAATTGCGCAACGTCTCCGCCCGGGTGGACACCACCGACGGAACCGGCCGGTACGTCTTCGCGGTTTCCCCCGCGGGCACCCCGTGGCACGACGACGAGACCGCCGCGTTCGATGCGCGGCTCGACGACGGACTGGCCCGCGAGTCGGCGGGCTACCGCGCGGCCCGGGCCGACGGCCGACTCGCCGCGCCCACCACGCTCAGGCTGCCCGCCGACGCCTTCCTGCGCGACTGGCAGGACACCGTCGCCGGCGGTGTCAGGCCCACCCAGGTCAAGGACCGGCTCTTCCGACAGGATCCCGGCCAGTGGGAGCGGCTCGTCGGCCGCTACGGCGTGGCACCGGACCCGCTGCCCCAGAAGGAGCGCGCATGA